One Zymoseptoria tritici IPO323 chromosome 3, whole genome shotgun sequence genomic region harbors:
- the LSC2 gene encoding succinate--CoA ligase (GDP-forming) subunit beta (succinate-CoA ligase (GDP-forming); succinyl-CoA synthetase (GDP-forming); succinyl coenzyme A synthetase (guanosine diphosphate-forming); succinate thiokinase; succinic thiokinase; succinyl coenzyme A synthetase; succinate-phosphorylating enzyme; P-enzyme; SCS; G-STK; succinyl coenzyme A synthetase (GDP-forming); succinyl CoA synthetase, a mitochondrial enzyme of the TCA cycle): MFKVARSSRQFASALQTFREPIRRQQVRNLSIHEYRSAQLLESYGIGVPKGYVAHNAKEAHEIASKIGGEDMVIKAQVLAGGRGKGHFDNGFKGGVRVVYSPREASILAEQMIGHKLITKQTGERGRICNSVFIVERKFARREFYLAILMDRGSQTPVIVASSQGGMDIETVAKETPDAIITTKIDIHEGVTDAIARKISTQLGFSEQCVDDATKTIQKLYKIFMEKDATQIEINPLSETSDHQVLCMDAKFSFDDNAEFRQKEIFNWRDTSQEDADEVAAGESGLNFIKLDGDIGCLVNGAGLAMATMDIIKLNGGEPANFLDVGGGATPEAIKQAFDLITSDPKVTAIFVNIFGGIVRCDAIAKGLISVVESMNLRTPVIARLQGTNGEQAHKLINESGLKIFSIDDLQTAAEKSVQFSKVVKIARDIDVGVEFTLGI; encoded by the exons ATGTTCAAGGTCGCCCGCAGCAGCAGGCAATTTGCCTCTGCTCTGCAGACGTTCAGA GAACCCATCCGCCGACAACAAGTGCGCAACCTCTCCATCCACGAATACCGCTCCGCCCAACTCCTCGAATCCTACGGCATCGGCGTCCCTAAGGGTTATGTCGCCCACAACGCGAAAGAGGCCCACGAGATTGCCTCGAAGATCGGCGGAGAAGACATGGTGATCAAGGCGCAGGTGCTCGCTGGAGGACGCGGAAAGGGACACTTTGACAATGGCTTCAAGGGCGGCGTGCGCGTCGTCTACTCCCCTCGCGAAGCCTCGATCCTCGCCGAGCAGATGATCGGCCACAAGCTCATCACCAAGCAAACTGGCGAGCGCGGCCGCATCTGCAACagcgtcttcatcgtcgagcGCAAGTTCGCCCGTCGCGAGTTCTACCTCGCCATTCTCATGGACCGTGGCTCCCAGACTCCTGTCATCGTCGCTTCGTCGCAAGGAGGTATGGACATTGAGACTGTGGCCAAGGAAACCCCGgacgccatcatcaccacgaAGATTGACATCCACGAGGGCGTGACCGATGCCATCGCGAGGAAGATCTCCACCCAACTCGGCTTCTCCGAGCAATGCGTCGACGACGCCACAAAGACCATTCAAAAACTCTACAAAATCTTCATGGAAAAAGACGCGACGCAAATCGAAATCAACCCCTTGTCCGAAACCTCCGACCACCAAGTCCTCTGCATGGACGCCAAGTTTTCCTTTGACGACAACGCCGAGTTCCGGCAAAAGGAGATCTTCAACTGGCGCGACACTTCTCAAGAAGATGCCGATGAAGTCGCCGCCGGCGAGTCCGGACTGAACTTCATCAAACTCGACGGCGACATCGGCTGTCTCGTCAACGGCGCGGGACTGGCCATGGCGACCATGGACATCATCAAGCTCAACGGCGGCGAACCCGCCAACTTCCTCGACGTCGGCGGTGGCGCTACTCCTGAGGCCATCAAGCAGGCCTTTGATCTCATCACCTCGGATCCTAAAGTCACTGCAATTTTCGTCAACATTTTCGGTGGTATTGTCCGTTGTGATGCTATTGCGAAGGGCTTGATTTCCGTGGTGGAGAGCATGAATTTGAGGACGCCCGTGATTGCGAGGTTGCAGGGTACCAATGGCGAGCAGGCGCATAAGCTCATCAACGAGAGCGGGCTGAAGATTTTCAGCATTGATGATTTGCagacggcggcggagaagagtgTGCAGTTCAGTAAGGTGGTGAAGATTG CTCGCGATATCGATGTTGGTGTCGAATTCACATTGGggatctag
- a CDS encoding putative H+/Ca2+ transporter (Predicted to be membrane localized. Shows sequence similarity to H+/Ca2+ antiporters. Predicted Cytochrome C heme binding site.): MQGSSTGGRSLQSPALIGPQQHQAPQQTPKRPSTTRKASVAPHRGDIFSVDDDPTEVDLDLRSARKEPKEDPPQPPTLPRVESNGDDEEDHAEPSSEGTLQGDEEEDDEDASPDDEDDDEDGLSDAESFTLKDRQEAINETHPFGIRIWKPALYKKNRSVQRNAEGDIHSAPGGNVSRWLWVFNALWTIMFGWWLAVITSLGGIVCLIFGIFQDEDSDGCRAYGRVLINLAHYLFYPFGKYVKLDRDEAYMHEDEGEGRDIAEYERWQAGDIEEGRLFFGPTDINRSLIGRRRDEEPDLEDHETDSLLGRGRQSSVAKAARVKTKKRLFGRGRWNFGRVIFFLSFYFLITPFLFLVSGICWFMVFTIPMGKVTLLLFYHLRRHPLAMSFHTDSHYQRGSFQRRGSSDSVILLCTYRAVGSRYWKYTIDGTNIFLINLLGLVIFAIFDYFVLAKYLGLQMWFTAPGFMFVLALSSIIPLAYFIGQAVASISAQSSMGVGATINAFFSTIVEVFLYCVALHEGKAQLVEGSIIGSIFAGILFLPGLSMCFGAIKRKTQRFNVRSAGVTSTMLLFAVIASFGPTLFYQFYGTHILNCRQCHTKHEEEERDCRRCYFTQVPELNDRFFNEAVRPYIYFCTVCLFLSYVVGLLFTLRTHAAVIWNNESDEKKEVKHEQPHQTQHQHLHGHMNLPYTATLVSEDIKSTQMYKRILTQSLKQAGVAPSIAQKDSVDGGSPKAEGQVPHIVPPKSSGSDAIQGLSTEDNRALLHQVAEIAATAATVAARDATQVPRRGSAISSRHGSVAREPKNAKDQHPTHSTHQHANEVPQEAAPGAAAPHEEPASGGHDAPNWSRTKSAVILLTATIAYAVIAEILVDTVDVVLTSVDIPEKFLGITLFSLVPNTTEFLNAISFAMNGNVALSMEIGSSYALQVILLQVPCLVLFSAVYANYIPKEQIINHTFSMIFPQWDMVCVILSVFLMGWVVGEGKSNYFKGSILIFTYLVVIIGFWFASFHDPKIMGIDAYDTLGLPETFRTFGKSSSGPAFPMA, encoded by the exons ATGCAGGGATCATCAACAGGAGGTCGTTCTCTACAGTCGCCTGCACTGATAGGGCCGCAACAGCATCAAGCGCCTCAGCAGACCCCCAAACGACCCAGCACAACGCGGAAAGCATCCGTAGCTCCACATCGTGGCGACATATTCTCCGTGGATGACGACCCGACCGAAGTGGACTTGGATCTACGCAGCGCGAGAAAGGAGCCGAAGGAGGATCCCC CTCAGCCTCCCACTCTACCGCGAGTTGAAAGTAAtggtgacgatgaggag GACCACGCAGAACCGAGTTCGGAAGGTACCCTACaaggcgatgaagaggaggatgacgaggatgcATCGCcggacgacgaagatgacgacgaggacggcTTGAGCGATGCCGAGAGCTTCACGCTGAAAGACAGACAAGAGGCCATCAACGAGACGCATCCATTCGGTATCAGGATTTGGAAGCCGGCGCTGTACAAGAAGAATCGATCAGTGCAACGGAACGCAGAAGGAGACATTCACAGTGCACCCGGAGGCAATGTCAGTCGATGGCTCTGGGTATTCAACGCTCTATGGACGATCATGTTCGGATGGTGGCTGGCAGTGATAACTTCGCTCGGAGGCATCGTCTGCCTCATCTTTGGCATATTCCAGGACGAGGATTCTGATGGCTGTCGAGCTTATGGCCGGGTTCTCATCAACTTGGCCCATTACCTGTTCTACCCATTCGGAAAGTACGTCAAGCTGGACCGCGACGAGGCATACATGCACGAGGATGAGGGCGAAGGAAGAGATATTGCCGAGTACGAGCGATGGCAAGCTGGTGACATTGAGGAAGGCCGCCTCTTCTTCGGACCCACCGACATTAATCGTTCGCTTATTGGGCGACGACGAGACGAAGAGCCCGACCTCGAGGATCACGAGACTGATAGTCTGCTCGGTCGTGGCAGACAGAGCTCCGTTGCAAAGGCTGCGCGGGTCAAGACGAAGAAACGACTCTTTGGCCGTGGAAGATGGAACTTCGGCCgtgtcatcttcttcctgtcGTTCTACTTCCTCATCACGCCATTCTTGTTCCTCGTCAGTGGGATCTGCTGGTTCATGGTCTTTACCATCCCAATGGGCAAAGTCACTCTGCTGCTGTTCtaccacctccgccgacaTCCCCTTGCAATGAGTTTTCACACCGACAGCCATTACCAACGTGGTTCTTTCCAGCGTCGTGGAAGCAGCGATAGTGTTATCCTGCTTTGCACTTACCGAGCTGTCGGATCGAGATACTGGAAATACACCATTGACGGCACAAATATCTTCCTGATCAACCTTCTTGGCCTGGTCATCTTCGCGATCTTTGACTACTTCGTGCTTGCGAAATATTTGGGCCTTCAGATGTGGTTTACTGCGCCGGGCTTCATGTTCGTCCTGGCACTGTCGTCCATCATCCCCTTGGCATACTTTATCGGTCAGGCCGTGGCGTCCATCTCTGCGCAGTCATCGATGGGTGTCGGCGCGACTATCAACGCCTTCTTCAGCACGATTGTGGAAGTATTCCTGTACTGCGTGGCTCTGCATGAAGGAAAGGCACAGCTGGTCGAAGGCAGCATTATTGGGTCTATCTTCGCAGGCATCCTTTTCCTGCCAGGATTGTCCATGTGCTTTGGTGCTATCAAGCGCAAAACACAACGCTTCAACGTTCGATCCGCTGGAGTGACATCCACCATGCTGCTGTTCGCTGTCATCGCTTCTTTCGGACCAACCTTGTTCTATCAATTCTACGGCACGCACATTCTCAATTGTCGACAATGTCACACCAAgcatgaagaagaagagcgcgaCTGTCGGCGATGCTACTTCACGCAGGTGCCGGAGTTGAACGATAGGTTCTTCAACGAGGCCGTGCGTCCGTACATCTACTTCTGCACCGtctgcctcttcctctcgTATGTGGTTGGCCTGCTCTTCACGCTGCGCACGCACGCCGCCGTGATCTGGAACAACGAGTCTgatgagaagaaggaggtcaAGCATGAACAGCCACATCAGACCCAGCACCAGCATCTCCACGGTCATATGAATTTGCCGTACACTGCCACGCTTGTCTCAG AAGACATCAAGTCTACACAGATGTACAAGCGCATCCTGACTCAAAGCCTGAAGCAAGCCGGCGTCGCGCCGTCAATTGCGCAGAAAGACTCTGTGGACGGCGGGTCACCCAAAGCAGAAGGACAGGTACCGCATATCGTGCCACCCAAAAGCTCCGGTAGTGACGCGATTCAAGGTCTGAGTACCGAGGACAACCGTGCTCTGCTTCACCAAGTAGCTGAGATTGCGGCGACCGCAGCCACAGTTGCGGCCCGAGACGCGACCCAAGTGCCGCGACGTGGCAGCGCTATATCGTCTAGGCATGGATCCGTCGCGAGGGAGCCTAAGAACGCTAAGGATCAACATCCGACCCATTCGACACATCAGCACGCCAACGAGGTGCCGCAAGAAGCAGCGCCAGGTGCTGCAGCACCGCACGAGGAGCCAGCATCGGGAGGCCATGACGCTCCCAACTGGTCACGCACCAAGTCCGCCGTTATCCTCCTCACAGCCACCATCGCGTACGCCGTCATCGCGGAGATCCTCGTCGACACCGTGGATGTCGTGCTCACGTCTGTCGATATCCCCGAGAAGTTTCTCGGCATcacactcttctccctcgtcCCGAACACCACTGAATTTCTCAATGCCATCAGCTTCGCTATGAACGGCAACGTGGCGCTGTCCATGGAAATCGGATCCTCCTACGCGTTGCAAGTCATCCTTCTACAGGTCCCGTGTTTGGTTCTGTTCAGCGCGGTGTATGCGAACTACATCCCGAAGGAACAGATCATCAACCACACCTTTTCCATGATCTTCCCGCAGTGGGATATGGTCTGTGTGATCTTGAGTGTGTTCTTGATGGGCTGGGTTGTGGGCGAGGGAAAGAGCAATTACTTCAAAGGGAGCATTCTAATCTTCACGTACTTGGTGGTCATTATTGGGTTTTGGTTCGCGAGCTTTCATGATCCGAAG ATCATGGGCATTGACGCATACGACACTCTTGGCCTGCCAGAAACCTTCCGTACCTTCGGCAAGAGCTCCAGCGGACCAGCGTTCCCAATGGCATAA
- the TH2 gene encoding beta ketoadipyl CoA thiolase, TH2 (Similar to beta ketoadipyl CoA thiolase, last step of the ketoadipate pathway. It forms succinyl-CoA and acetyl-CoA. Interestingly a succinyl-CoA synthetase is next to it.): MAGFVQKGTKNILTKSPTDIVFLSALRTPVTRAKKGGLAQAYDHELLAAVLSATLKATPNLDSALIQDVHIGTVLSELGGSKAGRMAALHVGYPETSSFQTVNRACSSGLSAITGVAHAIATGQIDIGVGGGMESMTRNYGSRAIPTQLWDGLKESQVKEARDCVMSMGLTAENVAERYGVSREEQDKFAANSHVKAAKAQSEGLFDKEIVEVKTRRVPDPEHPESVEEITVTKDDGIRPQSTAEGLAKMKPAFKPDGTATAGNSSQVSDGAAAALMMRRSTATALGLEGSIIGKWAGTQVVGCRPDEMGIGPAIAIPRLMEYTGVDKKEIGIWEINEAFASQAVFCVRSLGIDESKVNPKGGAIALGHPLGATGARQLATLLPEMERQGQELGVISMCIGTGMGMASLIVRE; the protein is encoded by the coding sequence ATGGCGGGCTTCGTCCAAAAAGGCACCAAAAACATCCTCACCAAATCCCCCACCgacatcgtcttcctctccgccctccgcACGCCCGTCACTCGCGCCAAAAAAGGTGGTCTCGCACAGGCTTACGATCACGAACTGCTCGCCGCCGTCCTCTCTGCGACACTCAAAGCGACACCCAATCTCGATTCTGCCTTGATCCAAGATGTACACATCGGCACCGTCCTCTCCGAGCTGGGAGGCAGTAAAGCCGGACGCATGGCTGCCCTGCACGTGGGATACCCGGAAACATCCTCCTTCCAGACGGTGAACCGCGCGTGTAGTAGTGGCCTATCGGCCATCACGGGTGTAGCGCACGCGATTGCAACGGGACAGATTGACATCGGAGTGGGAGGCGGCATGGAGAGCATGACGCGGAATTACGGCAGTCGGGCGATTCCCACGCAGTTATGGGACGGATTGAAGGAGAGCCAGGTGAAAGAGGCGAGGGATTGTGTGATGAGTATGGGGTTGACGGCGGAGAATGTCGCGGAACGATATGGCGTGAGTCGGGAAGAGCAGGATAAGTTTGCTGCCAACAGTCATGTGAAAGCGGCCAAGGCGCAGAGTGAGGGACTTTTTGATAAGGAGATTGTGGAggtgaagacgaggagggtGCCCGATCCCGAGCATCCTGAGAGCGTGGAAGAGATCACGGTGACGAAGGACGATGGGATCAGGCCGCAGAGTACAGCTGAGGGACTGGCGAAGATGAAGCCTGCGTTTAAACCTGATGGAACGGCGACGGCGGGGAATAGTAGTCAGGTGTCGGAtggtgcggcggcggcgctgatgatgaggaggagtacGGCTACGGCGCTGGGGTTGGAGGGGAGTATTATTGGGAAGTGGGCGGGTACGCAGGTCGTGGGTTGCAGACCAGACGAGATGGGGATTGGACCGGCGATTGCGATTCCGCGGTTAATGGAGTATACGGGTGTTGACAAGAAGGAGATTGGGATTTGGGAGATCAACGAGGCGTTTGCAAGCCAGGCCGTGTTTTGCGTGAGGAGTCTGGGGATTGATGAGAGCAAGGTGAATCCCAAGGGTGGTGCGATTGCGTTGGGACATCCGCTGGGAGCGACGGGGGCGAGACAGTTGGCGACGTTGTTgccggagatggagaggcaGGGCCAGGAGTTGGGGGTGATTAGTATGTGTATTGGGACGGGCATGGGGATGGCGAGTTTGATTGTCAGAGAGTAG
- the PATPB2401 gene encoding proteasome regulatory particle subunit RPT6: MALDTFFNNKIESMKLEIIQGQAVLRRLEAQRNEYNSRVRLLREELGLLQQPGSYVGEVVKVMGTKKVLVKVHPEGKYVVDVADSIDISKLTAGKRVTLLSDSYKLSSLLPSSVDPLVSLMMVEKVPDSTYDMIGGLDEQIKQIKEVIELGLKHPELFESLGIAQPKGVLLYGPPGTGKTLLARAVAHHTDCKFIRVSGSELVQKYIGEGSRMVRELFVMAREHAPSIIFMDEIDSIGSSRVEGSSGGDSEVQRTMLELLNQLDGFEPTKNIKVIMATNRLDILDPALLRPGRIDRKIEFPPPTTEARADILRIHSRSMNLTRGINLTKIAEKMNGCSGAELKGVCTEAGMFALRERRVHVTQEDFDLATAKVLNRHDDKEMSLSKLWK, translated from the exons ATGGCGTTGGACaccttcttcaacaacaaGATCGAGAGCATGAAGCTCGAGATCATCCAGGGCCAGGCAGTACTGCGACGTCTGGAAGCACAGCGAAACGAATACAACAGCCGAGTGCGGCTACTACGGGAAGAGCTGGGTCTGCTACAACAGCCAGGGAGCTATGTTGGTGAGGTGGTCAAAGTCATGGGAACGAAGAAAGTGCTGGTCAAGGTACACCCAGAGGGCAAATATG TCGTCGATGTGGCGGACAGCATCGACATATCCAAACTCACCGCCGGCAAGCGCGtcaccctcctctccgactCCTACAAGCTCTCATCACTCCTCCCATCATCGGTCGACCCTCTCGTATCTCTCAtgatggtggagaaggtTCCAGACAGCACATACGACATGATTGGTGGATTGGACGAGCAGATCAAGCAGATCAAGGAAGTCATCGAGCTTGGTCTGAAGCACCCGGAATTGTTCGAATCACTTGGAATTGCGCAACCGAAGGGTGTCCTACTTTACGGTCCTCCGGGAACGGGCAAGACGCTGTTGGCAAGAGCTGTGGCACATCATACCGACTGCAAGTTCATTCGAGTGTCTGGGTCTGAGTTGGTGCAGAAGTACATCGGAGAGGGATCGCGCATGGTTCGAGAGCTGTTCGTCATGGCACGTGAGCACGCACCATCAATCATCTTCATGGACGAGATCGATTCCATCGGTTCCTCACGTGTCGAAGGATCCTCTGGCGGTGACTCCGAAGTCCAGCGAACTATGTTGGAACTCCTCAACCAGCTCGACGGCTTCGAGCCAACCAAGAACATCAAGGTCATCATGGCCACCAACCGTCTTGACATCCTCGACCCCGCCCTCCTCCGACCCGGACGTATCGACCGCAAGATTGAATTTCCACCGCCAACAACCGAAGCTCGTGCCGACATTCTCCGCATTCACTCCCGCAGCATGAACTTGACCCGCGGTATTAACCTGACGAAGAtcgcggagaagatgaacgGGTGTTCCGGGGCTGAGCTGAAGGGCGTGTGCACAGAAGCTGGTATGTTTGCGTTGAGGGAGCGGAGAGTGCACGTGACGCAGGAGGATTTCGATCTGGCTACGGCGAAGGTGCTCAACAGGCACGACGACAAGGAGATGAGTTTGAGTAAGTTGTGGAagtag